In Balneolaceae bacterium, a genomic segment contains:
- a CDS encoding branched-chain amino acid aminotransferase — translation MNIKITQTDQSRISNIDFDNLQFGSVFSDHMFEMVYRDGEWVDAEIKPYGPITFDPSMMALHYGQAIFEGMKAYYADEQTINLFRPTDHHKRLNNSAKRLCMPEIEESVFIEALEKLLALDHKWVPKTHGHALYVRPLMFASEEYIAATVSKEYRFFIITSPVAAYYKEGFNPVSLTTTDDYVRAAKGGTGESKAAGNYGGSFLPAKKAQQEGYTQVLWLDAKEHKYVEEVGTMNIFFLIGDTLVTPQLGGTVLPGITRRSVIALAKDWNLDVDERKISIDEVFEAHKNGELKEIFGAGTAAVISPVGLIHHNGETITLDQEKIGPFAKKMFDSITGIQYGNQADPHGWTHPVKISSAILQ, via the coding sequence ATGAATATTAAGATAACCCAAACAGATCAAAGCAGAATTTCTAACATCGATTTTGATAATCTCCAGTTCGGCAGTGTGTTTTCCGACCATATGTTCGAGATGGTCTACCGCGACGGAGAGTGGGTGGATGCGGAAATAAAACCGTACGGCCCCATCACATTCGATCCATCCATGATGGCACTTCACTATGGCCAGGCTATCTTTGAAGGAATGAAAGCGTACTATGCCGATGAGCAAACGATCAACCTGTTTCGTCCAACGGATCACCACAAACGCCTGAACAATTCTGCAAAAAGACTCTGTATGCCCGAAATTGAAGAGTCTGTTTTTATAGAAGCCCTCGAAAAACTGTTAGCACTTGATCATAAATGGGTTCCCAAAACTCATGGTCATGCCCTGTATGTACGGCCGCTGATGTTTGCTTCTGAAGAATATATAGCTGCCACGGTTTCCAAAGAGTATCGTTTTTTTATCATCACAAGTCCGGTAGCGGCTTACTACAAAGAAGGCTTCAATCCCGTTTCTTTAACTACTACTGACGATTATGTTCGTGCAGCCAAAGGCGGAACCGGAGAATCCAAAGCAGCCGGCAATTATGGCGGAAGTTTTCTGCCTGCCAAAAAAGCTCAGCAAGAGGGCTACACGCAAGTATTATGGCTGGATGCAAAAGAGCATAAATATGTGGAAGAAGTAGGAACGATGAACATTTTCTTCCTGATTGGAGATACACTTGTAACACCACAACTTGGCGGAACTGTTTTACCCGGAATTACAAGAAGATCTGTAATTGCCCTGGCTAAAGACTGGAATCTGGATGTTGATGAACGTAAAATTTCTATCGATGAAGTGTTTGAAGCTCACAAAAATGGAGAATTGAAGGAGATTTTTGGAGCAGGTACCGCAGCTGTCATCTCACCCGTCGGATTGATTCATCACAATGGGGAAACCATTACCCTGGATCAAGAAAAAATTGGGCCGTTTGCCAAGAAGATGTTCGATTCTATTACCGGCATTCAATACGGCAACCAGGCAGATCCTCATGGATGGACACACCCGGTAAAGATAAGCTCAGCGATATTGCAATAA
- a CDS encoding HepT-like ribonuclease domain-containing protein — protein MKNFKESVKSMLGMRDILIHNYMGVDIDVVWKTIDRLPQLRKDLNEILKEMKG, from the coding sequence GTGAAAAATTTTAAGGAATCAGTGAAAAGTATGTTAGGAATGCGAGATATCCTTATTCACAATTATATGGGAGTAGATATAGATGTGGTTTGGAAGACAATTGATAGACTTCCTCAACTCAGAAAAGATTTAAATGAAATTCTGAAGGAGATGAAAGGGTAG
- the mnmA gene encoding tRNA 2-thiouridine(34) synthase MnmA: MSKKGRVLVAMSGGVDSSVAAVMLHKQGYEVIGITMKTWDYHRSGGNDGKETGCCTVESMNDARQIAVRHGFKHFIVDIRDEFGNWVIDRFIEDYTSGRTPNPCVLCNTHIKWAALLRRADNLGCDYIATGHYANVREENGRYVISKGKDHNKDQSYALWGVRQEHLERTIFPLGRYRKTEIRDIAEEYGLLNVANKPDSYEICFIPDNNYHRFLKDKVDDLEERVSGGVFVDQKGNIVGEHKGFPFYTIGQRRGLDLAMGKPVYVTDIDAENNVITIGEKKDLISTTCRAKEINLVKYDEIPGGEMEITGKIRYNDDGAIGNLKQLSADEIEVTFPAGREAITPGQAVVCYEGDDVVAGGWIHKVNVEMEEQLELEA, encoded by the coding sequence ATGAGTAAAAAAGGACGCGTACTGGTTGCAATGAGTGGTGGTGTAGATTCCTCCGTAGCAGCCGTAATGCTTCACAAACAAGGATATGAGGTGATCGGTATCACCATGAAAACCTGGGATTATCACCGGAGTGGGGGTAATGACGGGAAAGAAACGGGCTGTTGTACCGTAGAATCGATGAATGATGCCCGGCAAATTGCGGTCCGGCATGGTTTCAAACACTTTATTGTTGATATCAGAGATGAATTTGGTAATTGGGTGATCGACCGATTTATTGAAGATTACACCAGTGGGCGAACACCCAACCCCTGCGTTCTTTGCAACACTCATATCAAATGGGCGGCACTTTTGAGGCGGGCTGATAATCTTGGTTGTGACTACATCGCTACGGGACATTACGCCAATGTTCGCGAGGAAAACGGCCGGTATGTCATATCAAAAGGAAAAGATCACAACAAAGATCAATCTTATGCTCTTTGGGGTGTTCGCCAGGAACATCTGGAGAGAACTATTTTTCCACTTGGCAGATACCGTAAAACAGAAATTCGTGATATTGCTGAGGAGTACGGTTTGCTTAATGTGGCCAATAAACCGGATTCGTACGAAATCTGTTTCATTCCTGATAATAATTATCACCGGTTTCTGAAAGACAAGGTAGATGATCTCGAAGAGAGAGTAAGCGGTGGAGTTTTTGTAGATCAGAAAGGAAATATTGTTGGCGAACACAAGGGATTTCCCTTCTATACGATTGGCCAAAGACGCGGTTTAGACCTCGCGATGGGCAAGCCGGTATACGTTACAGATATTGATGCTGAAAATAATGTAATCACCATTGGTGAGAAGAAAGATCTCATCAGTACCACATGCCGGGCCAAAGAGATTAACCTGGTAAAATATGATGAAATTCCGGGTGGAGAGATGGAAATAACCGGGAAAATCAGATATAATGATGATGGAGCAATCGGCAATCTCAAGCAGTTGTCTGCGGATGAAATTGAAGTTACATTTCCTGCAGGGCGCGAAGCCATTACACCGGGTCAGGCTGTTGTTTGTTACGAAGGTGATGATGTTGTAGCCGGCGGCTGGATCCACAAGGTAAATGTGGAGATGGAAGAACAGCTTGAACTGGAAGCATGA
- a CDS encoding TonB-dependent receptor plug domain-containing protein: protein MKNLAILSLIAISLLFAGCSSVGSSVSSESGRPADSISDDMNYYRSLADFLENVPGVNVQGSGNNAYITIRGISSFNTTNEPLYVIDGHSVGNSYSEANNIVTPNDIDYVRVLKGPDASIYGVRGANGVIEIVTRKV from the coding sequence ATGAAAAATCTCGCAATTTTATCTCTTATCGCGATCTCCTTACTGTTTGCAGGATGTTCGTCAGTAGGATCTTCCGTTTCAAGTGAGTCCGGCAGACCCGCAGACAGTATTTCTGATGATATGAACTACTACAGAAGTCTTGCTGATTTTCTGGAAAATGTACCTGGTGTAAATGTGCAAGGCTCTGGAAATAACGCTTACATCACCATCCGCGGAATAAGTTCTTTCAATACAACAAATGAACCATTGTATGTGATTGATGGCCATTCAGTTGGAAATTCTTACAGCGAAGCCAACAATATTGTTACTCCTAACGATATTGATTATGTGCGTGTACTGAAGGGACCGGATGCATCCATTTATGGTGTTCGCGGTGCAAATGGCGTAATTGAGATCGTAACCCGGAAAGTATAA
- a CDS encoding TonB-dependent receptor plug domain-containing protein: protein MKSKILFSILTLSLLFAGCSSTGNTATNSGDDDGRISNEKDYYRSLADYLTKVPGVNVRGSGDNAYVTIRGISSFQSGNTPLYVVDGQAVGNSYSQANNMVNPQDIDYVRVLKGTDAAIYGVRGANGVIEIVTKKT, encoded by the coding sequence ATGAAATCAAAAATACTATTCTCAATTCTTACTCTATCACTATTATTTGCAGGTTGTTCTTCAACCGGAAATACCGCTACTAACAGTGGAGACGATGATGGAAGAATTTCAAATGAGAAAGATTATTACAGAAGTTTAGCCGATTATTTAACCAAAGTGCCCGGTGTAAATGTAAGAGGATCCGGTGATAACGCCTATGTTACTATTCGGGGGATTAGCTCTTTTCAGTCGGGCAATACCCCACTATATGTTGTAGATGGACAGGCTGTTGGAAATAGCTATTCCCAGGCGAATAACATGGTGAACCCTCAGGATATAGATTATGTTCGTGTTTTAAAGGGAACGGATGCAGCCATATATGGTGTGCGTGGTGCAAACGGTGTTATTGAAATTGTAACTAAAAAAACGTAA
- a CDS encoding nucleotidyltransferase domain-containing protein, producing the protein MLTKKEKNIILQVLEPYNPQKIGVFGSRVRNEHSAESDLDLLVQLEDVNLFDLVELESTLSMHLDMKVDLVTEASLNKHIRSEVENEVYYILNKSEELQNEK; encoded by the coding sequence ATGCTTACAAAAAAAGAAAAAAATATAATCCTTCAGGTGCTTGAGCCTTACAACCCTCAAAAAATTGGTGTATTCGGTTCGAGGGTTCGCAATGAGCATTCAGCAGAGAGTGATTTGGATCTTTTGGTACAACTCGAAGATGTAAATCTATTTGATTTAGTAGAATTGGAGTCTACTTTAAGCATGCACTTAGATATGAAAGTGGATTTAGTGACTGAAGCATCACTAAATAAACATATTCGTTCTGAGGTGGAGAATGAGGTTTACTATATTTTGAATAAGAGTGAGGAGCTTCAGAATGAAAAATGA
- the recQ gene encoding DNA helicase RecQ — MIEKAREILQQTFGYNEFRPLQADIIQNVLQKKDSLVIMPTGGGKSICYQIPSMIFDGLTVVISPLISLMKDQVEQLEEFGVPALYLNSSLTPEEYQQNIERLRRGETKLLYLAPETLMMDSTRKLLTEFEIDCFTIDEAHCISEWGHDFRPDYRQLATVRKDFPDAVCLALTATATPRVRDDIQQILEMKDSARFVASFDRKNLLLKVVDKDNPLDQILDFLYTRPDQSGIIYCFSRRQVDELTADLKANDHSVRPYHAGLSEMARTRNQEAFIRDDVDIIVATIAFGMGINKPDVRFVIHHDMPQNIESYYQQIGRAGRDGIQADCLLLYSYSDKQKIQYFINQKEGQEKEVAKKHLDALLDFMEYDGCRRVPLMEYFGEEYEKDNCGMCDYCLQQKGEKQDFTEQAQKFLSCVARTEQMYGAYHIADILRGSEAKKVLSKGHDKLSTYGIGMEWSKNQWIQLSRMLIRKGYLKKDPQHGSLLLTDEAKAVLKGDEQVRGILDRTKTTSSEDAMPRTENEVENKYDEFLFEKLRKHRKEMADEQEIPPYIIFPDTTLMEMSYYYPQDEESLMGIYGVGSLKLKKYGDDFLEIIKEYCEENDVEERAKVLRKKVKKTKSKKKYERVGEEYNKGKSIEHLAEQFGVKEVTILSNLKKFVDDGHQIDPDGVLAASSLSERKIDEVNEVMEKVGPKLLRPIYDALDKSVDYTELRILQLAYFARNGD; from the coding sequence ATGATAGAAAAAGCAAGAGAAATTCTGCAGCAAACTTTTGGATACAATGAATTCAGGCCACTGCAGGCAGATATTATTCAGAACGTTTTGCAGAAGAAAGATTCACTGGTCATAATGCCAACAGGGGGCGGAAAGTCGATCTGCTACCAGATTCCCTCTATGATATTTGACGGATTAACAGTCGTCATTTCTCCACTTATCTCGTTAATGAAAGACCAGGTGGAACAACTTGAGGAGTTTGGAGTTCCCGCCTTATACCTGAACAGTTCACTCACACCGGAGGAGTATCAACAAAATATTGAGCGGTTGAGAAGGGGAGAAACCAAGCTTTTATACCTGGCCCCGGAAACATTGATGATGGATTCCACGCGCAAACTCCTCACCGAATTCGAGATCGACTGTTTTACGATTGATGAGGCGCACTGTATCTCTGAATGGGGACACGATTTTCGGCCTGATTATCGTCAGCTTGCCACCGTTCGAAAAGATTTTCCTGATGCGGTTTGCCTCGCATTAACAGCTACCGCCACTCCAAGAGTTCGGGATGATATTCAGCAAATTTTGGAGATGAAGGATTCTGCCCGATTTGTGGCCAGTTTCGACCGGAAGAACCTCCTTTTGAAAGTAGTGGATAAAGATAATCCGCTGGATCAGATTCTTGATTTTCTCTACACACGTCCCGATCAATCCGGGATTATCTACTGTTTTTCCCGGCGGCAGGTGGATGAGTTAACCGCTGATCTTAAAGCAAACGATCATTCCGTCCGTCCATATCACGCCGGACTTTCGGAGATGGCTCGAACCCGAAACCAGGAAGCGTTTATTCGCGATGATGTGGATATCATCGTGGCGACGATTGCGTTTGGGATGGGCATCAACAAGCCGGATGTACGGTTTGTGATTCATCATGACATGCCGCAGAATATTGAGTCGTACTACCAGCAGATCGGCCGCGCGGGTCGTGATGGAATACAGGCCGATTGTCTGCTCCTGTACAGCTATTCGGATAAGCAGAAGATCCAGTATTTCATCAATCAAAAAGAGGGGCAGGAGAAAGAGGTTGCCAAAAAACACCTGGATGCTCTGCTCGATTTTATGGAGTATGACGGCTGCCGCAGAGTACCGCTGATGGAATATTTCGGTGAGGAGTATGAAAAAGATAACTGCGGAATGTGTGATTACTGCCTGCAGCAAAAAGGAGAGAAGCAGGATTTTACCGAGCAGGCCCAGAAGTTTTTGAGTTGTGTGGCCCGAACGGAACAGATGTATGGTGCATATCATATTGCTGATATCTTACGCGGATCAGAAGCGAAGAAAGTTCTGAGCAAGGGTCACGATAAACTCTCCACTTATGGAATTGGGATGGAATGGAGCAAGAACCAGTGGATTCAGCTTTCCCGAATGCTGATTCGGAAAGGGTATCTGAAAAAAGATCCCCAGCATGGAAGTTTACTATTGACCGATGAAGCCAAAGCCGTACTGAAAGGTGATGAGCAGGTTCGGGGTATTCTCGACAGAACAAAAACAACGTCGTCTGAAGATGCAATGCCCCGGACAGAGAACGAAGTGGAAAATAAATACGATGAATTTCTGTTCGAAAAACTTCGGAAACACAGAAAAGAGATGGCCGACGAGCAGGAGATTCCTCCCTACATCATTTTCCCCGATACTACGCTCATGGAGATGTCCTACTACTATCCGCAGGATGAGGAGAGTCTGATGGGAATTTACGGTGTGGGTTCCTTGAAATTGAAAAAATACGGAGATGATTTTCTGGAGATTATCAAAGAATATTGTGAAGAGAATGATGTTGAGGAGCGAGCAAAAGTACTCCGAAAAAAAGTGAAGAAAACGAAGTCAAAGAAAAAATATGAACGTGTGGGAGAGGAGTACAATAAAGGCAAATCGATAGAGCACCTGGCAGAGCAGTTCGGCGTGAAAGAGGTAACTATTCTCAGCAATCTTAAAAAGTTTGTAGATGATGGTCACCAGATCGATCCCGATGGAGTGCTGGCTGCATCAAGCCTATCTGAACGAAAAATCGATGAAGTAAACGAAGTGATGGAAAAAGTGGGGCCAAAACTCCTCAGGCCAATCTATGATGCACTCGATAAATCAGTGGATTATACTGAGCTTCGCATTTTACAGCTGGCGTATTTTGCGCGGAATGGAGATTAG
- a CDS encoding metallophosphatase produces MITRKTFLKKTAYSLAGSTWIANVGSKVLNHFDGPSITILYTNDTHSRIDPFPDNAREFAGLGGIAKRSSLVDKIRLEEEHVLLLDAGDVFQGTPWFKMYGGKVDFEMMSKIGYDAMALGNHEFDLGLEGLAEAAAYADFPFLCANYSTWNTPINSFMNREVIKDFGGFTVGIFGLGIQLDGVVDPKLHGRVRHRDPILSARRSVENFRNYHQCDYIICLSHLGFRYEDDRIDDITLSQKIPEIDLIIGGHTHTFLDEPVVVENPNGSITHITQMGHGGVRVGRIDLNITNQAPQPVISSGFYTIGKDG; encoded by the coding sequence ATGATCACGCGAAAGACTTTTCTCAAAAAAACCGCATATTCTCTTGCAGGATCAACATGGATTGCAAATGTTGGTTCGAAAGTGTTGAATCATTTTGATGGCCCATCCATTACCATTCTCTATACAAATGATACCCATTCACGAATTGATCCGTTTCCGGATAATGCAAGAGAGTTTGCGGGACTTGGAGGGATTGCAAAACGGTCATCTCTTGTGGATAAAATTCGCCTGGAGGAAGAACATGTTTTGTTGTTAGATGCCGGAGATGTATTCCAGGGTACGCCTTGGTTTAAAATGTATGGGGGAAAGGTTGATTTCGAGATGATGAGCAAAATTGGGTATGACGCCATGGCGTTAGGAAATCATGAGTTTGATCTCGGGCTTGAGGGATTGGCGGAAGCGGCCGCTTATGCCGATTTTCCGTTTTTGTGTGCAAACTATTCTACATGGAATACACCCATAAACTCTTTTATGAACAGAGAGGTTATTAAAGATTTTGGAGGGTTTACAGTTGGTATATTTGGATTAGGAATCCAGCTTGATGGTGTGGTAGATCCAAAACTTCATGGAAGGGTACGCCATCGTGACCCAATTCTAAGTGCAAGGCGGTCTGTGGAAAACTTCCGCAATTATCATCAATGTGATTACATTATATGCTTGAGTCATCTTGGATTTCGCTATGAAGACGACCGTATCGATGATATAACTCTCTCTCAAAAAATTCCCGAAATTGATTTAATTATTGGCGGTCATACGCACACGTTTTTAGATGAGCCGGTTGTAGTTGAGAATCCAAATGGATCAATAACACATATTACGCAGATGGGCCACGGCGGGGTAAGGGTAGGGCGTATCGACTTGAACATCACCAACCAGGCACCTCAGCCTGTCATTTCAAGTGGTTTTTATACCATAGGAAAAGATGGTTGA
- a CDS encoding 5'-nucleotidase, with translation MSFKIIRILGFCFLLTGCAYFSRSTTEPVPPTSAYPAPDPEMVQQLDTYRDSLNDVMGRKVATVQDTLRFGKPEAALNNIVADALRFQAASTLRQFVHVGIIGEDSFKLFFVPGELTVGDVYEFMPYNNHLVVLSMNGEQLKRLIEQVAELGGAPISGVRFRIDENGEPNSILVNAEVINSEAEYLVATSSWAVNGGDKFPVLWNVSDRTDLDLSIQDAYINYFRNQVELTASTDGRIRK, from the coding sequence ATGAGCTTTAAAATCATCCGGATTCTTGGATTTTGTTTTCTTCTAACCGGTTGCGCATATTTTTCCAGATCCACTACTGAACCGGTGCCACCCACCTCTGCCTATCCGGCCCCCGATCCAGAAATGGTTCAACAATTAGATACATATCGCGACTCCCTGAATGACGTAATGGGACGAAAAGTAGCTACCGTTCAAGACACCCTTCGATTTGGAAAACCAGAAGCGGCATTGAATAATATTGTAGCTGATGCTTTGCGATTCCAGGCTGCAAGTACTCTGAGGCAATTTGTACATGTGGGAATTATCGGTGAAGACTCTTTTAAATTATTTTTTGTTCCGGGCGAATTAACCGTTGGTGATGTGTATGAGTTTATGCCTTACAATAATCATCTTGTTGTTTTGTCGATGAATGGAGAACAGTTGAAGAGGCTTATTGAACAGGTTGCAGAGCTGGGTGGAGCGCCCATCAGCGGGGTACGGTTTCGAATAGATGAAAATGGAGAACCAAACAGTATCTTGGTTAATGCAGAAGTAATAAACTCCGAAGCAGAATATCTGGTGGCAACGAGCAGCTGGGCGGTAAATGGAGGTGACAAATTCCCGGTGCTTTGGAATGTATCTGATCGAACAGATCTCGATCTTTCTATTCAGGATGCATACATAAACTATTTTAGAAACCAGGTGGAGTTGACGGCTTCTACCGATGGAAGAATTCGCAAATGA
- a CDS encoding GxxExxY protein, with translation MERENKLASRVLDCAFTVHRNLGPGLLESAYQMAMEAELFENSIPYISQVEVPLEYKGRSISTAYRLDFLVDERLIIELKAVEALHDVHLAQVLTYLKLTNVRLGLLLNFNVALMKKGIRRVIL, from the coding sequence ATGGAGAGAGAAAATAAATTAGCATCAAGGGTATTGGATTGTGCGTTTACGGTTCATAGAAACCTTGGCCCTGGATTATTGGAATCAGCTTATCAAATGGCAATGGAGGCAGAATTATTTGAGAATTCGATTCCTTACATTTCTCAAGTAGAGGTTCCCCTTGAATACAAAGGACGATCCATTTCTACAGCTTACCGATTAGATTTTTTAGTGGATGAACGCCTCATCATTGAACTAAAAGCTGTTGAAGCACTGCATGATGTACACTTAGCTCAAGTTTTGACCTATCTGAAATTGACTAATGTTCGATTGGGTCTCTTGCTGAATTTCAATGTTGCATTGATGAAAAAAGGTATTAGAAGAGTGATTCTTTAA
- a CDS encoding TonB-dependent receptor plug domain-containing protein: MRIILLVLTLSFSLLSMGCSSVSSTVAGDNKSRPEGSIFDDKDYYTNLADYLLQVPGVNISGSGVVTIRGVNSFDTTYSPITPLFVIDGNAVGYSYNEANRMVHPQYIDYVQVLKGPDAAIYGSRGGNGVIEIVTKKM; encoded by the coding sequence ATGAGAATTATTTTACTTGTCTTAACACTATCATTTTCACTGTTGTCTATGGGGTGTTCTTCAGTAAGCTCAACTGTAGCAGGCGATAATAAATCAAGACCTGAAGGCAGCATTTTTGATGACAAAGATTACTACACGAATCTTGCAGATTATCTACTCCAGGTGCCCGGTGTAAATATCTCGGGTTCCGGAGTTGTAACCATTCGGGGCGTAAACTCTTTCGATACTACGTATTCACCCATTACACCATTATTTGTTATCGACGGGAATGCCGTTGGATATTCATATAATGAAGCAAACAGAATGGTACACCCACAATATATTGACTATGTTCAGGTTCTGAAGGGGCCTGATGCAGCTATTTATGGATCACGGGGTGGCAATGGAGTGATTGAGATTGTTACTAAGAAAATGTAA
- a CDS encoding DUF1801 domain-containing protein, whose protein sequence is MAENKTQPTDQPVKSFIDSLDDQQKIADSYSLLELMKEVTGCEPKMWGASIIGFDQYHYKYESGREGDFLKVGFSPRKREMSIYLMCSLDKNKELLSKLGKHRTGKSCLYVKKLDDIDMDVLRNLIEESVKFVDEKYG, encoded by the coding sequence ATGGCTGAAAATAAAACTCAACCTACGGATCAACCTGTAAAATCATTTATCGATTCATTGGATGATCAACAAAAAATAGCCGATTCCTATTCCCTGCTTGAACTGATGAAGGAAGTGACCGGCTGCGAACCCAAAATGTGGGGCGCGAGTATCATTGGCTTTGATCAATATCACTACAAATATGAGAGTGGCCGCGAGGGCGATTTCCTGAAAGTTGGATTTTCACCGCGCAAACGTGAGATGTCTATATACCTGATGTGCAGTTTGGATAAGAATAAAGAACTGTTGAGTAAACTCGGCAAACATCGAACCGGAAAATCGTGTCTTTATGTGAAGAAACTGGATGATATTGATATGGATGTGTTGAGAAACTTGATCGAGGAATCTGTGAAGTTTGTGGATGAGAAGTATGGATAG